GCCTCGCGCAGGAGCTTGAGGCCGAGCTTTTCGTCGGTGACGCCCCACCACTTGGTGGCCACCGACCAGACGCCGAAGCCGACTTCCGACACCTCGATGTCCGTTCCGTACAGCTTGCGGTATTTCACCGTCGTCACCTCGTTTGGCCAATGGGCTTTCGTTCCTCATTGTACCACAAGGCCGAGGTCGGATTCGAACGCCAGCCATGGCGATTTTGTGGCGGGTGGTGTACACTCCACATGAAGGCCTCTTAAGGAGACATGCAACAAAGAATGGCGGGTGGGGCGATGACGGATGTACGAATGGGTGAAACCGCTGCTCTTTCGGCTCGACCCGGAGACGGCCCACGAATGGACGGTGCGGGCCCTCGCCGCGGCGCAGCGTGTGCCCGGCGCGCTGGCGGCCCTGTCCCGCGCCTTTGCCGTGTCCGACACGCGCCTTTCGGTCAGGCGGTGGGGCCTGCGCTTTCCCAACCCGGTTGGCCTGGCGGCGGGCTTTGACAAGAACGCGGCCGTCTTTCCGGCGCTGGCCGCCCTGGGGTTTGGCTTTGTCGAGGTGGGGACGCTGACGCCCCGGCCGCAGCCGGGCAATCCCCGCCCGCGGCTGTTCCGCCTGCCGGAGGACGAGGCGGTGATCAACCGCATGGGCTTCAACAACCGCGGGGCGGAGGCGGCGGCCCGCTCCTTGGCGCGGCATGCGCGCACCGTTCCCATCGGCGTCAACATCGGCAAGAACAAAGACACCCCCAATGAGGCGGCCGTCGACGATTACCGCCGCTGCCTGCGCGCGCTGTATGCCCACGGGGACTACTTCGTCGTCAACGTCAGCTCGCCCAACACGCCGGGCCTCCGCGCCCTGCAGCACGCCGAGGCCCTCGCCCGCCTCCTCGAAGGGGTGCTGGACGAGGCGCGGGCCCTGGCGCGGGAGACCGGTGCGCCGCCCAAGCCCATCTTGGTGAAGCTGGCCCCCGACCTCGACGACGGGCTGATGCGGGAGATCGCCCGCGCCGCCCTCGACCAGGGCGTGGCCGGTTTTGTGGCCACGAACACGACCGTCGACCGCTCCGGGCTGAACAGCCGCGCCCACGCCCATGAGGCGGGGGGGCTGAGCGGCCGGCCCCTCGAGAAGCGGGCGACGGAAGCGGTGCGCCTCTTGTACCGCGCGACGGAGGGGCGGGTGCCGATCATCGGCGTAGGCGGCGTGTTTGACGGCGCCGGCGCCTACGCCAAGATCCGCGCCGGGGCCAGCCTGGTGCAGGTGTACACCGGCCTCATTTACCGCGGGCCGGCCATCGCCCGGCGCATCAACCGCGAGCTGCTCGCCCTGCTTCAGCGTGACGGCCTTTCGTCCCTCGAGGAAGCCGTCGGCGCCGATGCCTGAGGTTGCCGAGCGAGAACGCCGTTGACAGGTCCACGGAGCCGCGGATACCATGGAAGAAGGTTGAGTGATCGTTCAATGAATGGGGACAACAAGCGCAACCCCTTGACCCAACGCGAGCGCCACGCGCAGATGCGACGCCGGCAGCTGATCGACACCGCGCTCCGCCTGTTTGCCGAGCGGGGCCTGGAGAAGACGACGATCAAGGCCATCGCCGAGGCCGCCGGAGTGGCCCAGGGGCTCATCTATCACTATTTTCCCAGCAAAGAGGCGCTCTTTTTTGCCGTGCTGGACGAGCACGGCTTTTTGCCCCAACTGCGGGAGATCCTCGGCGCGCCGCACGACCGTCCGGTGCGGGAGGTGCTGGCGGAGATCGCCGTCCGGTATTACACACTGCTGCGGGAAAAGGAAGCGTTTCTCACCGTCGTAATGCGCGAAGCGCTGGTCAATCCCGGCGTGCAGGCGCGCCTCGAAAGGTTGACCCGCGAGGCGGTGGCGCTGCTCGTGCGCTATCTGGCCGCCCGCATCGCCGCCGGCGAGCTTCGTCCGCACCACCCCGAAGTGGTGGCGCTGATGCTCCTCTCCAGCGTGTTTATGCTGCACATTGGTGGCATGCCCGTTGAGCGGGTGTACGATTTGGTCGATGTGGTGCTGGAGGGAATTGTGGGCCAACGCGCCGAAACGCGATGAGGGTGGGCCGTTGGGGGACGGTTTTCTCATCTTCGTAAATTGAATGAGCGTTCAACCAATGTCTTGCTTGCGGTTTAGGCCTGGCTCGCCCAGAGGAGGGATTCTCGGTCATGTTCCTCACGCGGTTTTCGTTGCGCAATCCGGCTGCGCTCTTCATCCTTACGCTCCTCGTGGCCTTTGGGGGG
This portion of the Calditerricola satsumensis genome encodes:
- a CDS encoding quinone-dependent dihydroorotate dehydrogenase; translated protein: MYEWVKPLLFRLDPETAHEWTVRALAAAQRVPGALAALSRAFAVSDTRLSVRRWGLRFPNPVGLAAGFDKNAAVFPALAALGFGFVEVGTLTPRPQPGNPRPRLFRLPEDEAVINRMGFNNRGAEAAARSLARHARTVPIGVNIGKNKDTPNEAAVDDYRRCLRALYAHGDYFVVNVSSPNTPGLRALQHAEALARLLEGVLDEARALARETGAPPKPILVKLAPDLDDGLMREIARAALDQGVAGFVATNTTVDRSGLNSRAHAHEAGGLSGRPLEKRATEAVRLLYRATEGRVPIIGVGGVFDGAGAYAKIRAGASLVQVYTGLIYRGPAIARRINRELLALLQRDGLSSLEEAVGADA
- a CDS encoding TetR/AcrR family transcriptional regulator → MRRRQLIDTALRLFAERGLEKTTIKAIAEAAGVAQGLIYHYFPSKEALFFAVLDEHGFLPQLREILGAPHDRPVREVLAEIAVRYYTLLREKEAFLTVVMREALVNPGVQARLERLTREAVALLVRYLAARIAAGELRPHHPEVVALMLLSSVFMLHIGGMPVERVYDLVDVVLEGIVGQRAETR